The sequence tacaaatatatttttaagataCGGCATCGCTTTGGTTTGAGGtatgatataaataatatatagataaataatataatataataaaaaataaataagaaataatagttaaaattgtattggatttgattgatagattatggtttgtttgatttgattgattaaattttatataaaaatattaaatgactattttgtccttttaataataaataaaataaaatatatattatttataaggggtaatatagtaatttaaattcaatgatttgattgatatgagataaataattaatgatttgattgaagtaaaataaatagttaatatatagataaataatatgatgagaagaacgtggaatgagatgagatgaattatacatatattagtaatacaGTGAACAAAACGGTGCCTATGATAATTTATATTAGTTATATggtaaatatttgatttaatttcgtCCCGCggttaatttaataaatatctaGTGTAGTACAAAACTTCGagccataaataaataatttttcccatttgcaattattattataatatataattaataatgatGAGGATGGTGatatataattcaaaaaaataagtCAAATGAGGGTAGGTGAACCGGCTGCATGTATCTTCTTCAAATAATAATTTCTAGAAATAAAAAACAAACTCGTGACCATATATCCCTTGAATCACTGTTCAACTTTCATTATTGAGatcctaaaataattatttctagaaatgaaaaaaaaaaaaacaaacaaacttgTGACTATATATCCCTTGAATCACTGTTCAACTTCCATTATTGACATCCTGAATATTTCTGTGCATAGAACCTGATGCGTTTAAAAAATTtcgcattaaataaattaatttaaatcggTAATCATGAATCAATTTTTTCAATAAGTTGAAGCGAATGATCCCAAAATATTTATGTGtataaaaaaaacatgtgaGATGACTCGCCCAAATGTGAAGCCACTTCGATGCTCAAGTCAGTATAgaattcaattaaaaaaaatatgaaaattgcaAGAGATATATAAAACATGTAAAAGACATTAGTGAGATGTGTAAAAAAAAAGATTGGGAGACGTTATGAAAAAGTACAACCTACCTTAATAAGGATTAGAATCccttatttagttatttatagGAAGAGAGTCTCATTttatgtaaaattttaatatataatcaactaaaattatgaatatctatgcaatattatgatatatgtctaaaatgtaaataaaaaaatgataagatttttatcattttatcaTATAATCGGAACCAATTTCATGATTCTTCGGATGAGCTGAGCTGGCTCCATCAGATTtgagtaatttttttaaagaaaaattagaaaatattttttaaaatgtataaATACAATATTTATTCTTATGTATTAATCTTTTGTAcaacaatttaaaataaaaccttCGAAATTTACGATGAATGGTAACCATGGTTTTCTAGTTATTGGAACGTATGTAAATATAGTGGTTTAAGTTtgaggtatatatatatatatatatatttatatatatctttGATAAATGATCGAATATATGTGGTTTTAAAGTTATGGTAATGTTGTAACTTAAATTCCTTAAGCATACATGAATAccgaaacataaaaaaaaaaaaaaaaatgtaacatAATGTATTCCGAATTTCCGATCCTTCTCACTGAACCCACTTGAAGTTTCttacataaatatattttgatacATCGATTCGAGTGGCAGTTTGCGTggaaattcaaaacaaagtCTTTAAAAATGCAGTGTGTATACGACTATTAAGTAATAGGGTTATTTCAGAATTTGTCTAAGTTGACTCTATAGCTAGATTTATTGCTACATCTGTCGATTACCATGTTTTTCTTCTCTAAATTTATTGATTGATTACAATTGTTACCAATTTATAACTAATTTTGTTGACCGGAAGATTCAAATGGAAACTGAAATTGGAAATTTTCATGATGATATGTTTTTTAAATATAGGATGGGcagtttttcatatatatatatatatacatatatatatatatttaaaacagtagaaaattaattttatacatccatatgttaattttttttccatgcATGCATGGACTGAtaatattaattgtttaatcaaaattatttttttgagtttttattttagttttatcaGTATTAATGATACTATGCGAAAACATATATCTTGcgaaaaaaattaatacatagCTAATAtgttggttctaattttaaGTATTGTATATATAGCTGAATCCTATATTGATATTGAGTGGAAAAGGACGCATATTATGGTAGTGTTATAaagtttgttaaaaaaaatgttaaaaaGTGTTTCTTATAAACTATCTCGAACATTACCCCATAGATCGTACATGCTAATTATTATCTTTGGCATCCGCATTTGATttctattgttattattaattataaattgaATAAATGCTGCATAAAATTCAAGCTCAAATATTATAACGTCTATTAGAATTGaagaaatcatttaattaagttgataattagtttatatattatatatacatatctaTGCATACATACTagctaacatatatatatatatataatcgacaaaataattatttatatcataaaaatatattatgtgattaatttccttttcttttaatttttttcttttgaagaATAATATGCGATTTCTAGGAGGAACTAGATGATAGTGACAATGAAAGCCATGTGCTCGAAAGGGAAACTTAATAGAGCAAAAATAACCGAAAAGACAGATTTCACATTTTATTGAATTACACAGTAACTGGATGACTGAAGTAAATGCAAACTCTGCACATGCAAAGTGATTAacaaaaacatatatcatgaaacGTCACACAAACtacatttttaaataataataattaaaaataaaaagaagaaacaaggcggaaattattgaatttatatatTCTTGCTGGACTGCTTTACTTGGGGTCTCTTTCCAAAAATCTTTTCCAGTCCATCTTTATTTCGGACAATCTAGTCGCCTGCATGAAAATATTGACTTGATGTTGAAAAAGCATCTATATATCAATTATAAATAAGCTTGTAATTAACTAAATTAATATAGTCTTACGTGtctgcatgcatgcatgcatgttaATTAAAAGTTAATCAACTTTAGATgatgatatttttataaaacaaaaaagctatatatgcattacttttctttTTATCAAACAAAGTGTTATATTGACATGAGAGGATATTAATTGCAAGGCAATAAATAGTTGAATAATGTTACCCGACATGATCACGGATAGTGGGGTGGAGGAGGAGAAGTATATTTATAAAcgggtggtggtggtggtggagaTTTGTATTTGTAAACTGGTGGCGGTGGTGGAGGTGGGGATTTGTATTTGTAAACTGGTGGCGGTGGTGGTGGAGGAGATTTATATTTGTAAACCGGCGGTGGAGGCGGTGGAGGAGATTTGTATTTGTAAACAGGAGGAGGTGGTGGTGGAGGAGATTTGTATTTGTAAACAGGCGGTGGAGGCGGTGGAGGAGACTTATACTTGTATACGGGGGGTGGTGGCGGCGGAGGAGACTTGTACTTGTAGACGGGGGGTGGCGGCGGCGGGGGAGATTTGTACTTGTAGACCGGAGGTGGTGGTGGAGGAGGAGATTTGTATTTATAAACTGGGGGTGGTGGTGGAGGGGGTGATTTATACTTGTAAACTGGAGGTGGTGGTGGAGGAGATTTGTACTTGTAAACGGGTGGTGGTGGGGACTTATATTTGTACACTgggggtggtggtggtggtggagaTTTATACTTGTAGACTGGAGGTGGCGGCGGAGGAGGAGACTTGTATTTATACACGGGTGGCGGTGGAGGAGGAGGAGACTTATACTTATAAACCGGCGGGGGTGGTGGTGGAGGGGATTTATACTTGTAAACTGGTGGAGGCGGCGGTGGGGATTTGTATTCGTAGGGAGGCGGAGGAGAAGAGTATTTGTAGTCAGCAGTGGTTAAAGAAGGCAAGGCAAGAGCCACCACTGCCACAAGCAAAGCGGCAAGCACAGAAGCCATTGCAGAGCCTTTTGCTTTTGCTGCCatgtttgtgtttttgttaGCTACTTTAACCTCTATTTATAATAGCTTAAGTTCTAACATGCCTAGTTAATTAATCATGGTAAAATAGGTAGACTAATTAAAGTAAAGTTTGACTCGTAAATTATACTGGAgggtcatatgcactctagaaaattcatttcaaaattaaacaaattttataattattaaataaaatttaatactgATTGGGTCCCTATATCAATTGGTTGTCAATATAAGATTTGACTACTTGGTGTGAATTCTATAGATACTTGCTGCCATTTGTTCTTGAATTGCTGCATGCCAGCATATGTACcaagtaaataatttatttattattacatTTATAAATAATAGCAGTTAGGTCATCTTTCACAATTATATTTGGCCTTGGGAAATTTTGGATAATTCTATTTTAACCACATAGTTAAGGGAGTTCGTTTTGGtctttgttaattaattttgttaaattaattaattacaccaAAGTAAAGGGATATAATAATTAtacattattttttaaacaatactattaaattttttaaaaaacatacaAAGAAACTAAATTAAACCCAAATCTCccgatataattatttaataataaattaataattagcttgacttaaaaaatgtaaatctaacaagaaaaattaattaaagggTAAGTTTTTAaagtaattatatatatttatattaatttctagttaaattattttatttgaaattttatatatatagtttttaattatattaaatgtttttaaaattaaatattattatattaataataaaatttttaccaaTTAACAATTTCTCCGTATAATTTCTCTATTCTCAAGATTTCTTTtgtcaataaataaattttttaataatataagaCTATTTACTTGATaatgtttaaattaaaatttttaaatatgtttttaatattttgaacatATAAGATTTATCATAATATACGTACattttttcatgcataaattgattgtttaaaaaataatataattattatttaactgataattaattaatttaacaaGATTAATGAACAAGGCCCAAAATATTGTGAGGGTCCCCGCTATAGGGATCCTATTCTTATTAATTGGGGGTTATTAGCTGATAAAGTAATTATATGTTACAtatatcttaattatttttacgTGGTTTTTCTACTTAGATGCAagctaataaaataattatcacAAAAGAAAATTGTAGTGGaacaaaataaacaattaatacttcattatatatatgtatatataaatttcataCTTCGTTGATTTGGATATTGAAGAAAATTTAAACTTTGAATATGGAAAGAATACAATATTGGGAATTGCATGCAGCCAATAAGATTGAAAATATATACATTAATCTTTCGTGCATGCATGTTAAAGTTAAGGAAATCGTACGTGATCAACTTTAAATAGTTTTTATATGTCATAATTATGATATATTATTATCGTTAAGGTACTAGTTAACCAAAGAATATTATCTCTCTATATGTAACTAATTGCGATATTAAATAGAATATTCTCTTGCATGACCTGACAATACTGACGTACTGATATTATTTCAGTAATGGTATGGAGGAGAAGGAGAATTGTATTTGTAAACTGGAGATGGTGATTTATATTTATAGACTGGGGGAGGTGGAGGAGGAGGGGACTTATATTTATAGACCGGAGGAGGTGGTGGAGACTTGTATTTGTAGACTCGAGGTGGTGTAGATTGGAGGTAGCGGTGGAGGTGATTTGAATTTGTACATTGGACGAGGTGGTGGGGGAGATTTGTATTAGTAAACTGGAGGCGATGGTACGTACTGGCGGAGACTTGTTCTTGTAATTAAATTGGTGGTGGTGGCGACTTGTATACTCGAGATGGTGGTGGGGGagatttgtatttatatattGAAAGTGGTGGTGGAGATGACTTGCATGTATGTATAAATTAGTGGTACTGGTGGTGGAGATTTTGTACGTACTAGTACGTACACTTGTGGTGGTGGAGACTAATATTTGTATATTGTAGGTGGTGGTGATGGTGTAGGAGGAGGTgatttgtatttatatactcGAGGTGGCCGTGGTGGAGATTTGTACTTGTAGATCGGATCGAGATGGAGGAGGCTTATATTTGTATACGTGTGGCGGTGGAGGAGACTTGTATTTATAAACAGGAGGTACTGGAGGAGaagatttatatttatgcatacTGGTGGAGGTGGAGGGGATTTGTGCTTGTTAACTGGTGGTGGTGGAGGGGAAGATTTGTACATATAGACTGGAGGTGGTGGTGGAGGTGATTTGTACTTGTAAATTGAAGAAGGTGGTGGTGGTGGCGATTTATATTTATACATTAATTGGAAGAGATGGTGGGGGagatatgtatttatatatcgAAAGTTGTGATGGTAGAGATGAATATTTGTAATCCGCCGGGGTGGCGAGGAAGGAGATAAATATTTATAGTCCGCATTTGTTAGGGAAGAGAAGCCAAGAGCCAGTGTGGCCATTTTAGAGACCCTCGCTTTTGTTAATTACCATATATGGTTGTCGCTGACTCGCTTGTTGTCCTCAGCAAGTCTTGCCTCTATGTATAGTTGAGGTTCTACTATCCAAACCTATGTATAAATTATCGTGGTACATGATatttgttcatattaaaataaaataggcTTTGCAACTAAAGTAAGATACagaaaattcaatcaaatcGAGAATACACAATGTATTCAGAattgattaaatatataatactataaaaaaatattaatatttttaaatttttatttgatttgccCATTGAAATagcaaatataataatattttgtcAATGTTTTATAATGTTCTTAAGAATCTGACTTTTGAATGGTTGCTGGCATTTGTTGTATAATGCTTGCAAGCTAAGCGAAAGAATGTAAATAATTACTATAGCTAGGACCTGCATGATTCATAGATGATTATTACTATTTATTATATTTCATTTGGCCTCCCCTTTGTTCAACGCGGAAACTTTGGATGATTTTATGTTAAGCagagtttttaatttaataatatatatatcatgtcaaGAAACATaagtctatttttttttatttaataaaatcgtGTGAGAtgatatgacaaatcaattttgTGGGATATATTTTTCATTTGGGTAATTCatgatgaaaaaaatattaacatttatgtcaaatttattatttttaattttacttATGA comes from Henckelia pumila isolate YLH828 chromosome 4, ASM3356847v2, whole genome shotgun sequence and encodes:
- the LOC140864481 gene encoding uncharacterized protein, with amino-acid sequence MAAKAKGSAMASVLAALLVAVVALALPSLTTADYKYSSPPPPYEYKSPPPPPPVYKYKSPPPPPPPVYKYKSPPPPPPPVYKYKSPPPPPPPVYKYKSPPPPPPPVYKYKSPPPPVYKYKSPPPPPPVYKYKSPPPPPPPVYKYKSPPPPPPPVYKYKSPPPPPPPVYKYKSPPPPPPPVYKYKSPPPPPPPVYKYKSPPPPPPPVYKYKSPPPPPPPVYKYKSPPPPPPPVYKYKSPPPPPPPVYKYKSPPPPPPVYKYTSPPPPHYP